A window from Schistosoma haematobium chromosome 1, whole genome shotgun sequence encodes these proteins:
- a CDS encoding hypothetical protein (SECRETED:SignalP(1-19)), with the protein MLRFILILPMILYHSLTVATEFDKCVQMLIDLPNCMMEKFRDQTKDIQDKLKECKEDAECKMQYIICVQSKLALCDDEVIKKQVQEQLKSFLQ; encoded by the exons ATGTTAAGATTTATTCTAATTTTACCAATGATTTTATATCATTCTCTTACTGTGGCAACAGAATTTGATAAATGTGTACAAATGTTGATTGATCTTCCCAACTGTATGATGGAAAAATTCCGAGATC AAACAAAAGATATCCAAGATAAACTAAAggaatgcaaagaagatgcagaATGTAAAATGCAGTATATTATTTGTGTACAATCAAAACTAGCTTTATGTGATGACGAAGTTATCAAAAAGCAAGTTCAAGAACAATTGAAATCATTCTTGCAGTAA